In Paenibacillus sp. BIC5C1, a genomic segment contains:
- a CDS encoding helix-turn-helix domain-containing protein encodes MVNFEKLFYTIDELYEILPLGKNSLYSLVKREGFPKVIVGRKILIPVKGFNLWIEQNSVF; translated from the coding sequence ATGGTCAACTTTGAAAAATTGTTTTACACAATTGATGAGCTTTATGAAATATTACCACTTGGAAAAAATTCTCTATACAGTTTGGTTAAAAGGGAGGGGTTTCCCAAGGTCATAGTGGGTAGGAAAATTCTCATACCTGTAAAGGGGTTTAATCTTTGGATTGAGCAAAATTCAGTATTTTAA
- a CDS encoding site-specific integrase, whose translation MAGSISKIGNKYRVTFELGKDLNGKRLREYVTVQSKKEAEKLLNEFEYNQNRNLMVLSSGMTFVETIHHWMDNYVRYNCEETTIYGYQNILNKHIAPFFKILELQKLQPGHIQQYYKALMEEKDLSPNTVHKHHALIRKTLDYALKQQLIHRNVADAVSLPKKRRFEGKAYTKEQLFVLLEKVKNTRLEVPVNLAIHLGLRREEIVGLRWDYVDLDQRKIHIEEVRTSAGNKVITKLPKTDKSRRSLHMSDDLHCLLSNLKAKHEGMKILFGTEYDKSGYLYCHDNGKPYRVNSVTEQFKKFLEKNDFPKIRLHDLRHSFASVLHNEGVDLKSISEALGHSDIGTTNKIYTHVFDKTHKDTLNLMSDALRGR comes from the coding sequence GTGGCTGGTAGTATCTCAAAGATAGGCAACAAATATAGAGTTACATTTGAGTTAGGTAAAGATTTAAACGGTAAGAGATTAAGAGAATACGTTACAGTTCAATCAAAAAAGGAAGCTGAAAAGCTTCTTAACGAGTTTGAGTATAATCAAAACCGTAATCTTATGGTGCTAAGTAGTGGAATGACATTTGTAGAGACGATCCATCATTGGATGGATAACTATGTGAGGTACAATTGTGAGGAGACTACGATTTATGGGTATCAGAATATTCTGAATAAGCACATAGCTCCTTTTTTCAAAATTCTTGAACTGCAAAAGCTCCAGCCTGGACATATTCAACAATATTATAAAGCTCTTATGGAGGAGAAAGATTTATCCCCAAATACAGTGCATAAACATCACGCACTCATTCGTAAGACTTTGGATTATGCTTTGAAACAGCAGTTAATCCATAGGAATGTGGCTGATGCTGTATCTTTACCAAAAAAGAGAAGATTCGAAGGCAAAGCTTATACTAAAGAACAACTTTTTGTACTGCTGGAAAAGGTAAAGAATACAAGATTGGAGGTTCCAGTTAACCTAGCTATACATTTGGGGCTTAGAAGAGAAGAAATTGTTGGCCTTAGATGGGATTACGTTGACCTGGATCAAAGGAAAATTCATATTGAAGAGGTTCGTACAAGTGCAGGTAACAAGGTCATAACAAAACTTCCGAAGACCGATAAAAGTAGGCGATCACTTCATATGAGTGATGACCTTCACTGTTTACTATCAAATTTAAAAGCTAAACATGAGGGAATGAAGATATTGTTTGGAACTGAGTATGATAAATCTGGTTACCTCTACTGTCATGATAATGGAAAGCCTTATCGAGTGAACTCAGTCACAGAGCAGTTCAAGAAATTTCTTGAAAAAAATGATTTTCCTAAAATTCGTCTTCATGATCTTAGACATTCGTTCGCGAGTGTGCTACACAATGAGGGAGTGGACTTGAAATCAATTTCTGAGGCATTAGGCCACTCAGACATAGGCACTACTAATAAAATATATACTCATGTATTTGATAAAACTCACAAGGATACATTAAACCTAATGAGTGATGCATTAAGGGGTCGATGA
- a CDS encoding recombinase family protein — protein MGYGRVSAKDQNPERQLLKFREIGIDGRYIFVDKLSGKDFNRPQYQAMRLMIREGDLIYIDALDRLGRDYEGIINEWKYVTREVKADIVCLDNETLFDSRKFKTMGDFGKVMEDQFLSLLAYVSEQERKKNKQRQAEGIQVAKSDGVKFGRPKIEINEAFIEVYQEWKTGMITATFAMKQLGMKHRTFYRRLREYERLLEHSNQ, from the coding sequence ATGGGATATGGCAGAGTATCGGCTAAAGATCAGAATCCGGAAAGGCAACTTTTGAAATTTCGAGAGATAGGAATTGATGGAAGATATATATTTGTTGATAAGCTAAGTGGAAAGGACTTTAATAGGCCACAATATCAAGCTATGCGTTTAATGATTCGCGAAGGCGACTTAATTTATATTGATGCCTTGGATCGATTAGGGCGTGATTATGAGGGAATTATAAATGAGTGGAAGTATGTTACTCGTGAAGTGAAGGCAGATATTGTTTGCCTGGACAACGAGACTCTATTTGATTCAAGAAAATTTAAAACTATGGGTGATTTTGGAAAAGTAATGGAGGATCAATTTTTGAGTTTACTGGCATATGTATCTGAACAGGAAAGGAAGAAAAATAAGCAACGTCAGGCAGAGGGAATTCAAGTAGCTAAGAGTGATGGAGTCAAGTTTGGTCGCCCGAAGATTGAAATAAACGAAGCATTCATTGAAGTTTATCAGGAGTGGAAGACTGGTATGATAACGGCTACGTTTGCTATGAAGCAATTGGGAATGAAACATCGAACGTTTTATAGGAGGCTTAGAGAGTATGAGCGGCTATTGGAACATAGTAATCAATAA
- a CDS encoding nucleoside hydrolase, with the protein MTTRKVIMDCDPGHDDAIAIILAAAQPELEILAITTVSGNAEIEKTTQNALQICDLISLNDVVVSKGASEPLVRLRENAPGIHGESGLDGPKFPEPSRSWSDEHGVDTIIRLIKESTEPVTLLPTGPLTNIALALTKAPEIKSNIYEIVLMGGGTIGNWTPTAEFNIWADPEAAKKVFDSGIPTVVMGLDITHQALATKEVIDEVNKIDNHVAKIVGELLVFFASTYKEMFDFDGAPVHDVLTVAYCVAPELFKTKDVNIVVETKGEYTAGTTLVDLHGVTGRKVNAKFGLELDVDGFWKLMIDALKKY; encoded by the coding sequence ATGACAACAAGAAAAGTGATTATGGATTGTGATCCAGGACATGATGACGCCATTGCAATTATTTTAGCTGCTGCGCAACCGGAATTGGAGATTCTAGCGATTACAACCGTTTCCGGAAATGCAGAAATTGAAAAAACGACTCAAAACGCTTTACAAATTTGTGATTTGATATCGTTAAATGATGTTGTGGTTTCAAAAGGAGCCAGTGAGCCTTTGGTCCGATTACGTGAAAATGCTCCTGGTATTCATGGGGAGTCAGGCCTGGATGGTCCCAAGTTTCCCGAACCTTCCCGCAGCTGGAGCGATGAACATGGTGTTGATACCATCATTAGACTTATAAAAGAGTCGACAGAGCCGGTTACCCTTCTTCCGACAGGACCGTTAACCAATATTGCATTAGCTTTAACCAAAGCACCGGAAATTAAAAGCAATATTTATGAGATTGTACTCATGGGCGGCGGAACTATTGGCAACTGGACACCAACTGCTGAGTTTAACATTTGGGCTGATCCAGAAGCCGCAAAAAAAGTTTTTGATAGCGGTATTCCAACCGTAGTAATGGGACTGGATATTACACATCAAGCCTTGGCGACCAAAGAAGTCATCGACGAAGTAAATAAAATCGATAATCATGTCGCTAAAATAGTGGGCGAACTACTCGTATTTTTTGCATCGACCTATAAAGAAATGTTCGATTTTGATGGGGCACCTGTACACGATGTCTTAACTGTGGCCTATTGTGTGGCACCCGAATTGTTCAAGACTAAAGATGTAAATATTGTCGTGGAAACGAAAGGTGAGTATACCGCAGGAACAACCCTAGTTGATCTGCACGGGGTCACTGGCAGAAAAGTTAATGCCAAGTTTGGCTTAGAACTTGATGTAGACGGTTTTTGGAAACTAATGATTGACGCACTTAAAAAATACTAG
- a CDS encoding NupC/NupG family nucleoside CNT transporter — translation MNFVFLLTGLLLVFIIGLAVSNNRKKIKYNRVLIMLVIQILLVYSMMNTSIGIIAITKVGLLFEKLMGIANAGIQFVFGGLANEGQVPFFLGVLMPLVFMSVLIGILNYIKVLPFIIKYLGLFLSKITGMGRLESYFAISTSALGQPEVFLTILKQIPLLSKERLYTICTSAMSAISMAMVGAYAKMLEPKFVVTAVVLNIFSALIVANIINPYDLNENEDLVEIEEKERLPFFRMVGESVMDGFKIAIIVGAMLLGFISLMELINVIFQSALHVSFVTVIGYIFAPIAFLMGVPWAEAVQAGGIMATKLITNEFVAMLSFGDISNQFSSKTVAIVSVYLVSFANFGTLGIISGSIKSISDKQGDHVAKFALKLLLGSTLASVISGTMMGLVM, via the coding sequence ATGAATTTTGTTTTCTTACTAACCGGCCTTCTTCTTGTATTTATTATTGGTTTAGCAGTAAGCAACAACCGCAAAAAAATAAAATACAACCGTGTTCTGATCATGTTGGTCATACAGATCCTTTTGGTATACTCCATGATGAACACAAGTATAGGGATTATTGCGATTACAAAAGTAGGCTTGTTGTTTGAAAAGTTGATGGGGATTGCCAATGCGGGAATACAATTTGTATTTGGTGGCTTGGCGAATGAAGGTCAAGTCCCGTTTTTCCTTGGCGTGTTAATGCCTCTTGTGTTCATGTCTGTATTAATTGGAATTCTGAATTATATCAAAGTATTACCTTTCATCATTAAATATTTGGGTTTATTTCTAAGTAAAATCACGGGTATGGGCAGACTTGAAAGTTATTTTGCCATATCTACATCTGCACTTGGACAACCGGAAGTATTTTTAACCATTCTTAAACAAATCCCTCTTCTGTCCAAAGAAAGACTATATACGATTTGTACATCTGCGATGAGTGCAATAAGCATGGCGATGGTTGGAGCATACGCCAAGATGCTGGAGCCCAAGTTTGTTGTAACAGCAGTTGTATTGAATATTTTCAGCGCTCTTATCGTTGCCAATATTATTAATCCATACGATCTGAATGAGAATGAGGACTTAGTTGAAATCGAGGAAAAAGAACGGCTTCCATTCTTCCGAATGGTTGGGGAAAGCGTAATGGATGGTTTTAAAATCGCCATTATTGTTGGCGCCATGCTGCTGGGCTTTATTTCCTTAATGGAATTGATCAATGTGATTTTCCAAAGCGCATTACACGTTTCATTCGTTACGGTAATTGGTTATATTTTTGCGCCAATCGCCTTCTTAATGGGAGTTCCATGGGCAGAAGCTGTACAAGCAGGTGGAATTATGGCTACCAAACTGATTACGAATGAATTTGTAGCTATGTTAAGCTTTGGGGATATATCGAACCAATTCTCTTCGAAAACGGTCGCTATTGTATCTGTTTATTTAGTTAGTTTCGCAAATTTCGGAACGCTGGGCATCATCTCCGGATCCATCAAATCGATTAGCGACAAGCAAGGAGACCATGTTGCGAAGTTTGCTCTTAAATTGCTGTTAGGTTCAACATTAGCATCTGTTATTTCAGGCACTATGATGGGACTTGTTATGTAA
- a CDS encoding carbohydrate kinase, with translation MDKEKQILDYIKMNPFISQQELSAKVGLSRPTVANYIASLTRRGEIKGRAYILREESSVVCIGGANIDKKARSNQMISYSSSNPVKINESCGGAARNVAENLSRLNCNTSIMTCVGDDKEGDWILNEIKSQGVDVSQVWVLPTERTGIFITLLDPTGQSVVSMDDMHIYEKMTTSMFEEKWSYIVSSQAVFLDTNIPEECISYIIKRCADEHIPLYIDPTSAAKTHKLPFRLDGVELLLPNRVEAEVLADMRIDSIEDCQIACEKIRERGVKQVMITLGDQGVYYSSSEESGHLPSFLTDIVDTTGVGDAFSSCAIYGIMNNESLHSACQLGLAGAVLTLQTEESICTSLKPEKIHEVVQVYSR, from the coding sequence GTGGATAAAGAAAAACAAATTTTAGACTATATAAAAATGAATCCTTTCATATCACAACAAGAGTTATCCGCTAAAGTGGGCCTGTCCCGTCCGACGGTTGCCAATTATATTGCCAGCTTAACCAGGCGCGGTGAAATCAAGGGACGGGCTTATATTTTACGGGAGGAATCGTCGGTTGTTTGTATTGGAGGGGCCAACATAGACAAGAAAGCGCGATCGAATCAGATGATCAGTTATTCTTCATCCAATCCGGTGAAAATCAATGAATCCTGCGGCGGCGCAGCACGCAACGTTGCTGAAAATTTAAGCCGGCTCAATTGTAATACTTCCATTATGACTTGTGTCGGAGATGATAAAGAAGGCGACTGGATCCTGAATGAAATAAAGAGCCAAGGTGTTGATGTTAGTCAAGTTTGGGTGCTGCCAACTGAGCGGACGGGGATTTTTATCACTCTACTGGATCCAACCGGTCAGAGCGTGGTCTCGATGGATGATATGCATATATACGAAAAAATGACAACATCCATGTTTGAGGAAAAATGGTCCTACATCGTTTCCTCGCAAGCCGTTTTTTTGGATACGAATATTCCTGAGGAATGTATCAGCTATATCATTAAACGTTGTGCTGATGAACATATTCCTTTGTACATAGATCCTACATCCGCTGCCAAGACGCACAAACTTCCATTTCGTCTTGACGGAGTAGAACTGTTGCTCCCCAACCGGGTTGAAGCAGAGGTGCTTGCCGACATGAGAATTGACTCAATTGAGGATTGCCAGATCGCGTGTGAAAAAATTAGAGAACGTGGCGTTAAACAAGTTATGATTACGCTTGGCGATCAGGGGGTGTATTATTCTTCCTCGGAGGAATCTGGACATCTGCCTTCTTTCCTGACGGATATTGTGGATACCACTGGGGTTGGTGACGCGTTTTCTTCTTGTGCCATATATGGAATCATGAACAATGAATCGCTTCACAGCGCGTGCCAGCTGGGACTTGCCGGTGCTGTTCTTACCCTTCAAACGGAAGAATCGATTTGCACATCTTTAAAACCCGAAAAAATACATGAAGTTGTACAGGTGTATTCACGATAA
- a CDS encoding mechanosensitive ion channel family protein — protein MDFIKNQLDGTGMSEQTIGYLSNLIMVVFIAVVSILANFIAKKIVLKIIIQIINNNRYTWDKIIVEKKVFHNLSHLVPAIIIYYSAYVFPSYQALIEKAALTYMIVITITVLNALLNAFDTIYRSYEVSKIRPIKGYIQVAKIVLFIIGGIIVISSLIGQNPLIILSGLGALSAVLMLVFKDSILGLVAGVQLSSNDMVRVGDWIEMPKYNADGDVIDITLNTVKVMNFDKTITMIPSYALISDSFKNWRGMQVSGGRRIKRSVYIDTSSISFCTKEMIGEFQKIHYLTDYLETKLNEINEYNIEHHINTESIVNGRQLTNVGVFREYIHQYLRNHPKIHKDMTLIVRQLAPGDNGLPLEIYAFSNDITWGVYESVQADIFDHIFAVAPTFGLRAFQNPTGHDIVQLKESPQYSRGY, from the coding sequence ATGGACTTTATCAAAAATCAACTAGACGGAACTGGCATGAGTGAACAAACCATTGGATATCTTTCAAATTTGATCATGGTGGTATTTATAGCTGTGGTCTCCATACTGGCCAATTTTATAGCCAAAAAAATCGTACTGAAGATTATTATCCAAATCATCAACAACAATCGGTACACGTGGGATAAAATCATTGTGGAGAAAAAAGTGTTCCACAACCTCTCGCATCTGGTACCGGCGATTATCATTTATTATTCTGCGTATGTCTTCCCGTCCTATCAAGCTTTGATTGAAAAGGCAGCTTTAACTTATATGATCGTCATAACCATCACGGTATTAAATGCACTGCTTAATGCCTTTGATACCATCTATCGTTCCTATGAAGTCTCCAAGATCAGACCGATTAAGGGATACATTCAGGTGGCCAAGATCGTTCTTTTCATCATTGGGGGCATTATCGTCATCTCGAGCCTCATTGGTCAGAATCCGTTAATTATTCTGAGCGGACTTGGCGCGTTATCAGCCGTTCTGATGCTCGTCTTCAAGGATTCCATACTGGGACTGGTGGCAGGTGTGCAATTATCATCGAATGACATGGTGCGTGTGGGTGACTGGATAGAAATGCCCAAATATAATGCCGACGGTGACGTCATCGATATTACTTTAAATACGGTAAAGGTTATGAATTTCGATAAAACGATCACCATGATTCCGAGCTATGCTCTCATCTCGGACTCATTCAAAAACTGGAGAGGTATGCAGGTATCCGGTGGCAGAAGAATTAAGCGAAGTGTCTATATCGATACAAGCAGCATCAGCTTCTGTACCAAGGAAATGATTGGGGAATTTCAGAAGATCCACTATCTTACCGATTATCTCGAGACCAAATTAAATGAAATTAACGAATACAATATAGAACATCATATTAATACGGAAAGCATTGTGAATGGTAGACAGCTTACGAATGTCGGTGTATTCCGAGAATATATCCATCAATATCTGAGGAATCATCCGAAAATTCATAAGGATATGACGTTGATCGTGAGACAGTTGGCGCCGGGAGATAACGGACTACCCCTTGAAATCTATGCATTCAGCAATGATATCACCTGGGGTGTATATGAATCGGTTCAAGCCGATATCTTTGACCATATCTTCGCTGTTGCGCCGACATTTGGCCTTCGTGCCTTCCAAAACCCAACAGGTCATGATATCGTGCAACTAAAAGAAAGCCCCCAATATTCGAGAGGATATTGA
- a CDS encoding macrolide family glycosyltransferase — MARVLVVMMPAEGHINPTLGIIKELVENGDEVVYCCTEKYRTKIEALGAQFKAYSFNEATLLNNPDMKPFEIKHPYQFLYMVLKKVIQRFIPDVLNLIENETYDYLIFDSLIGWGGQILGEKLGIPAVCSTTTFVFVEPLGSGNQNQLKDDDEEVKELYNGIIEMSQQLASQFNVAVPSLADLSGHPGQLKLVYTSRYFQPMGDKLDDSYVFTGPSITPRKDAPSFAKESLHVVYKQAVYISMGTILNKDLDFYKLCFTAFGDLPVQFILSSGKDTDLEPIADLIPDNFIIRPYLPQLEVLQGVDAFLTHAGMNSTSEALYYNVPLVMLPLTSDQPRVAGRVQELGAGVIVDKNNLTPDVLRTAVLEVLGNVSYKEHAEVIGKTLRDAGGYKQAAMAIQDFMGNRSLSATPISSLE, encoded by the coding sequence GTGGCACGTGTATTAGTTGTAATGATGCCTGCAGAAGGGCATATCAATCCGACGCTCGGAATAATCAAGGAACTGGTAGAGAACGGCGATGAGGTCGTTTACTGTTGTACGGAAAAATACCGGACGAAGATAGAAGCGTTAGGCGCACAATTTAAAGCATACTCCTTCAACGAGGCAACCCTGCTCAACAACCCGGATATGAAGCCTTTTGAAATCAAGCACCCTTACCAATTTTTATATATGGTTTTGAAAAAAGTTATTCAACGATTTATTCCGGATGTTCTGAATCTGATCGAAAATGAAACCTATGATTATTTAATTTTTGACTCCTTAATAGGCTGGGGAGGACAAATTTTAGGCGAAAAGCTGGGTATCCCAGCAGTGTGCTCAACCACCACTTTTGTTTTTGTGGAGCCTCTCGGATCAGGTAATCAAAATCAACTGAAGGATGACGATGAGGAGGTCAAGGAGCTATATAACGGCATCATCGAGATGTCCCAGCAATTAGCTTCCCAGTTCAATGTAGCTGTGCCTTCTCTGGCGGATCTTTCAGGGCATCCAGGACAACTAAAGCTGGTCTATACAAGCCGTTATTTTCAACCCATGGGGGACAAGCTGGATGACAGCTATGTCTTCACCGGCCCATCAATTACCCCCCGCAAGGATGCACCATCCTTTGCCAAGGAATCTCTGCATGTCGTTTATAAACAGGCGGTTTATATTTCAATGGGAACCATTTTAAACAAGGATCTTGATTTTTATAAGCTGTGCTTTACGGCTTTCGGTGATTTGCCTGTGCAGTTTATACTGTCTTCAGGGAAGGATACTGATTTGGAGCCGATTGCGGATCTCATTCCTGACAATTTCATCATCAGACCCTATCTCCCACAATTGGAAGTGCTACAGGGTGTAGATGCTTTTCTGACACATGCGGGCATGAACAGTACAAGCGAAGCTTTGTATTATAATGTACCCTTGGTCATGCTCCCGTTAACCTCGGATCAGCCGCGTGTAGCAGGCCGGGTGCAGGAGCTCGGAGCAGGGGTCATCGTGGATAAAAATAACCTTACACCTGACGTGCTGAGAACCGCGGTACTAGAGGTGCTCGGCAATGTCTCCTATAAGGAACATGCTGAGGTTATTGGGAAAACGCTACGCGATGCTGGCGGGTACAAGCAGGCTGCTATGGCCATTCAGGACTTTATGGGCAATCGGTCGTTATCGGCCACGCCGATCTCATCGCTTGAATAA